The Bacteroidota bacterium genome includes a region encoding these proteins:
- a CDS encoding DUF3179 domain-containing protein, translating to MKKWILPLVLLLLFVVEILGIYFIMPFPGSQYDNTVGIAWFFHKNLIWIRILFLLIVFWQVYKLIKNKKYWRFGFTIFFLFLYTIIAWFINTKMNADTMFFQPENKIFAGVAENKIAEGKLIIGVEINNESKAYPIEIIGYHHQVRDNVGGKEIMVTYCTVCRTGRVFDPVINGISENFRLVGMDHFNAMFEDESTGSWWRQATGEAITGKSKGTKLTEINSEQMTLAAWIRKHPQTKIMQPDTLFLKQYADLSGFDEGTINSDLEQRDENAFQFKSWVVAININSRSKAYDWNYLLEKKVINDEFERTPVLLVIENDNKSFHVWSRKVDSEILQFVPDESSNNFRDTNTNSVWNYDGNCTEGVYAGKQLLIIKSSQEFYHAWQQFNPEGVSYKIK from the coding sequence ATGAAAAAATGGATACTTCCACTTGTACTTTTATTACTTTTTGTTGTTGAAATTCTCGGTATTTATTTTATTATGCCTTTTCCCGGTAGTCAGTATGATAATACGGTAGGAATTGCGTGGTTCTTTCATAAAAATTTAATATGGATCAGGATATTGTTTCTTTTGATCGTATTCTGGCAAGTATATAAGCTGATAAAAAATAAAAAATATTGGCGCTTTGGGTTCACAATTTTTTTTCTTTTTTTGTATACCATTATTGCCTGGTTTATCAATACTAAAATGAATGCAGATACCATGTTTTTTCAACCGGAAAATAAAATTTTTGCCGGGGTTGCAGAGAATAAAATAGCGGAAGGGAAATTAATAATTGGTGTAGAAATAAATAATGAGTCAAAGGCTTATCCCATAGAAATTATCGGTTATCACCATCAGGTGCGTGATAATGTTGGTGGAAAAGAAATTATGGTTACCTATTGCACTGTTTGCAGAACGGGTCGGGTATTTGATCCGGTCATAAATGGAATTTCAGAAAATTTTCGTTTGGTAGGAATGGATCATTTTAATGCAATGTTTGAAGATGAAAGCACGGGAAGCTGGTGGCGGCAGGCAACCGGGGAAGCCATCACAGGAAAATCAAAGGGAACAAAACTTACTGAAATAAATTCAGAACAAATGACCTTGGCAGCATGGATAAGAAAACATCCGCAAACAAAAATTATGCAGCCTGATACCTTATTTTTAAAACAGTATGCAGACCTCAGCGGATTTGATGAAGGCACAATAAACAGCGATCTCGAACAACGAGATGAAAATGCCTTTCAATTTAAATCGTGGGTTGTTGCTATTAATATTAATTCAAGGTCCAAAGCATATGACTGGAATTATCTTCTGGAAAAAAAGGTAATTAATGATGAGTTTGAAAGGACGCCCGTTTTATTGGTGATAGAAAATGACAATAAAAGTTTTCATGTTTGGAGCAGAAAAGTTGACAGTGAAATTTTGCAATTTGTACCTGATGAAAGCAGTAATAATTTTCGCGATACCAATACTAATTCAGTCTGGAATTATGATGGAAATTGTACGGAGGGAGTTTATGCCGGAAAACAATTGCTCATAATAAAATCGAGTCAGGAATTTTACCACGCATGGCAACAATTTAATCCGGAAGGAGTGAGTTATAAGATTAAATAA
- a CDS encoding DUF4835 family protein, producing MRKIFIILSFVFFGSQLFAQEINCAVTINAEKVTQTDPKIFKTLETAIFEFMNTRKWTDDVFLPDERIECQILISITEELASDRFRAQTSIVSRRPVFGSDYNSTLFNFQDKDFEFIYSEYQPLEFNENQYTNNLTAMLAYYAYIIIGLDYDSFALKGGDKYFLKAQTIVNQASNSDFKGWKSYDGTRNRYWYINNLMDAKFSVVRDVFYQYHRQGLDNMYNDQIKPVSTITKSLQTLDNVNRTQPNSMVMQLFFSAKSDELLGIYSKAAPAEKAKGISYLIRLDPVNADSYQELLTGK from the coding sequence ATGCGTAAAATATTTATTATTCTATCCTTCGTTTTTTTCGGGTCGCAATTATTTGCACAGGAAATAAATTGTGCCGTAACCATTAATGCCGAAAAAGTAACTCAAACAGATCCCAAAATATTTAAAACCCTGGAAACTGCGATATTCGAATTTATGAATACCCGCAAATGGACAGATGATGTTTTTCTACCGGACGAAAGAATTGAATGTCAGATCTTAATTTCCATTACGGAAGAACTCGCCAGTGATAGATTCAGAGCGCAAACCAGTATAGTTTCGCGTCGCCCTGTTTTTGGTTCTGATTATAATTCCACTTTATTTAATTTTCAGGACAAAGATTTTGAATTTATTTATTCGGAATATCAACCATTGGAATTCAACGAAAATCAATATACCAATAATCTGACAGCCATGTTGGCTTATTATGCATATATTATTATCGGTTTGGATTATGATTCATTTGCATTAAAAGGTGGAGATAAATATTTTTTAAAAGCCCAGACCATCGTTAATCAGGCTTCGAACAGCGATTTCAAAGGCTGGAAAAGTTATGATGGAACCAGAAACAGATATTGGTATATTAATAATTTAATGGATGCGAAATTTTCTGTGGTAAGAGATGTTTTTTATCAATACCATCGTCAGGGACTTGATAATATGTATAACGACCAGATCAAACCTGTGTCTACCATTACTAAGTCGCTTCAAACATTAGATAATGTAAATCGCACGCAGCCAAACAGTATGGTGATGCAACTTTTTTTCAGTGCGAAGAGTGATGAATTACTCGGTATTTATTCAAAGGCCGCACCTGCAGAAAAAGCAAAAGGCATATCCTATTTAATTAGATTGGATCCGGTAAATGCCGATAGTTATCAGGAGTTGCTTACAGGTAAATAG
- the coaBC gene encoding bifunctional phosphopantothenoylcysteine decarboxylase/phosphopantothenate--cysteine ligase CoaBC: MSLAGKKILLGVCGGISAYKCAHLTRSLIKEGAEVKIIMTPDAKAFIGVLTFSTLSKNPVAVDFYNANDGTWNNHVSAGLWPDLFLIAPATANTIAKMAAGIADNFLLATYLSSRCKVMLAPAMDLDMWKHPATTNNIDTLTKNGNIILQPESGELASGLHGEGRMPEPENIVKQIHKFFSTTVRPLAGKKVLITAGPTYEAIDPVRFIGNYSSGKMGFALAECLAEAGAEVTLVHGPVQINTNDVSIEKIAVTNAEQMFSVCSREFPLSDIFISAAAVADFTPEDPAAEKIKKTAENKNGMVLHLKRTVDILKEMALLKDSKQLVIGFALETNNALENAEKKLTEKHLDMIILNSLQDAGAGFQHDSNKISILDKNKNLINFELKSKKEVAQDIVNQIIKMTHA; this comes from the coding sequence ATGTCCTTAGCGGGCAAAAAAATTCTGTTAGGTGTGTGCGGAGGAATTTCCGCTTACAAATGCGCTCATCTTACCAGATCATTAATTAAGGAAGGTGCAGAGGTTAAAATAATTATGACCCCGGATGCGAAAGCGTTTATCGGGGTCTTAACTTTTTCCACCCTTTCAAAAAATCCTGTTGCAGTTGATTTTTATAATGCAAATGATGGAACGTGGAACAATCATGTTTCAGCAGGTTTATGGCCGGATCTATTTTTAATAGCACCGGCAACTGCAAATACCATCGCAAAAATGGCAGCCGGAATTGCAGATAATTTTTTATTGGCAACCTATTTATCTTCACGATGCAAAGTGATGCTCGCTCCGGCCATGGATCTGGATATGTGGAAACATCCAGCTACAACAAATAATATTGATACACTGACTAAAAATGGCAATATTATTCTACAACCTGAAAGTGGTGAATTAGCCAGCGGTTTACATGGCGAAGGCAGAATGCCCGAACCTGAAAATATTGTTAAACAAATACATAAATTCTTTTCCACAACAGTAAGACCATTAGCCGGAAAAAAGGTATTAATAACAGCCGGACCCACATACGAAGCGATTGATCCGGTTCGTTTCATAGGGAATTATTCGTCTGGGAAAATGGGTTTTGCATTGGCCGAATGTTTGGCGGAGGCGGGTGCAGAAGTTACCTTAGTTCACGGCCCTGTTCAGATTAACACCAATGATGTTTCCATCGAAAAAATTGCAGTAACAAATGCGGAACAAATGTTCAGTGTATGTTCGAGGGAATTTCCTTTAAGTGATATTTTTATAAGTGCTGCCGCTGTGGCAGATTTCACACCGGAGGATCCCGCGGCTGAAAAAATTAAAAAAACCGCTGAAAATAAAAACGGCATGGTTTTGCACCTTAAAAGAACGGTGGATATATTGAAGGAAATGGCTTTGTTAAAAGATTCAAAACAATTGGTGATAGGATTTGCACTGGAAACAAACAACGCATTGGAAAATGCAGAGAAAAAATTAACGGAAAAGCACCTGGATATGATCATCTTGAATTCATTACAGGATGCAGGAGCAGGTTTTCAGCACGATTCGAACAAAATATCGATATTGGACAAGAATAAAAATCTGATTAACTTTGAATTAAAGAGTAAAAAAGAAGTAGCTCAGGATATCGTTAACCAAATTATAAAAATGACCCATGCGTAA
- a CDS encoding DNA-directed RNA polymerase subunit omega yields MSSLKKINTQLSPQIEVQSLKDIQNVSGNIYQSIHMISKRSEQITQLIRTELHSKLEEFATHQDNLEEVFENREQIEISRFYEKLPKATIVALDEFLEEKLYWRERETAAPIAEIKEVKEVK; encoded by the coding sequence ATGAGTTCACTAAAGAAAATTAATACGCAATTATCACCGCAAATAGAGGTGCAAAGTTTGAAAGATATCCAGAATGTTTCCGGTAATATCTATCAATCCATTCATATGATCTCTAAACGTTCGGAGCAGATCACACAGTTGATCCGCACTGAATTACACAGCAAGCTGGAAGAATTTGCAACACATCAGGACAATTTGGAAGAAGTATTTGAGAATCGCGAACAGATCGAGATATCAAGATTCTATGAAAAATTACCTAAGGCAACAATTGTAGCATTAGATGAATTTTTAGAAGAAAAATTATACTGGCGCGAACGTGAAACTGCTGCTCCTATTGCTGAAATAAAGGAAGTAAAAGAAGTAAAATAA
- the bamD gene encoding outer membrane protein assembly factor BamD, with the protein MHKTRVIAITIILLSFGVFTGCQYDKILKSDDFELKYVKAKEYYNKGDYARALPLLDQLLTVKIGSAEEKQIRYYMAYCYYGQGDFFSAATLFKQVFVTFPLSGEAEETLYMSAKAMYDASPRFQLDQTYSYKSIEAFQYFIDVYPKSSLGPQANAYMDTLRAKLEEKLIYSAELYYATEDYQAAAITFNNVLLQFPDTRDAEEIGFKIVSSYFNYAGQSVVCRKEERYDKAIDSYQEFISQYPQSKKADQAKSLYERSIDLRQKALTEINTYKIDCNEFTKEN; encoded by the coding sequence ATGCATAAGACAAGGGTAATTGCCATCACAATTATACTACTTTCTTTCGGAGTTTTCACCGGATGTCAATATGATAAAATATTGAAGAGCGACGACTTTGAATTAAAGTACGTGAAAGCTAAGGAATATTACAACAAGGGCGACTACGCCCGAGCCTTGCCATTGCTGGATCAGCTGCTGACAGTGAAGATCGGTTCCGCCGAAGAAAAACAGATAAGATATTACATGGCCTATTGTTATTATGGTCAGGGCGATTTTTTTTCTGCTGCTACCCTTTTCAAACAGGTTTTTGTAACATTTCCACTATCAGGAGAAGCAGAGGAGACCTTGTATATGAGCGCCAAAGCCATGTACGATGCCTCTCCAAGGTTCCAGCTGGATCAAACTTATTCGTATAAATCAATAGAAGCCTTTCAATATTTTATTGATGTATACCCTAAAAGTTCACTTGGTCCTCAGGCAAATGCATATATGGATACGCTCAGGGCTAAATTGGAAGAAAAACTGATCTATAGTGCGGAACTTTATTATGCAACGGAAGATTATCAGGCAGCAGCCATCACTTTTAATAATGTTCTATTGCAATTTCCTGATACAAGAGATGCAGAAGAAATAGGTTTTAAGATCGTGAGCAGTTATTTTAATTATGCAGGACAAAGTGTGGTTTGCCGTAAAGAAGAACGTTATGATAAGGCAATAGACAGTTATCAGGAATTTATATCTCAATATCCCCAAAGCAAAAAAGCTGATCAGGCCAAATCATTATACGAAAGAAGTATAGACCTTAGACAAAAAGCATTAACCGAAATAAATACTTATAAAATAGATTGTAATGAGTTCACTAAAGAAAATTAA
- a CDS encoding pyridoxal phosphate-dependent aminotransferase family protein — protein MDIFDKLRKDRGPLGKWSDVAHGYMMFPKLEGEIGPRMFFRGKERITWSLNNYLGLANHPEVRKVDAEAAAQWGMAFPMGSRMMSGNSDHHEQLENELSAFVMKEDTFLLNYGYQGIMSAIDAICNRHDVIVYDAESHACIIDGVRLHQGKRFVYRHNDIENCEVQLKRATELIQGTPGGILLITEGVFGMGGDQGKLKEVVELKKKYDFRLLVDDAHGFGTMGETGAGTGEAQGCQDGIDLYFSTFAKSMASIGAFISGEKAVIWNLRYNLRSQIYAKSLPMPIVIGNLKRLELLRSKPELKAKLWDNVNKLQEGFRSRGFDLGNTNSPVTPVFLKVSIPETINLVVDLRENHGIFCSAVTYPVIPKGMLMLRIIPTSSHSDEEIRLTLEAFEAIREKIESGVYLQQELAKV, from the coding sequence ATGGATATTTTTGATAAATTACGTAAAGACAGAGGCCCACTAGGCAAATGGAGCGATGTGGCTCATGGATATATGATGTTCCCGAAATTGGAAGGAGAGATAGGGCCACGTATGTTTTTCAGAGGAAAGGAGCGCATTACATGGAGTTTGAATAATTATCTCGGACTGGCAAATCACCCCGAGGTGAGAAAAGTGGATGCGGAAGCTGCAGCGCAATGGGGTATGGCATTTCCAATGGGAAGCCGCATGATGAGTGGAAATTCTGATCATCACGAACAACTGGAAAATGAATTGAGTGCTTTTGTGATGAAAGAAGATACTTTTCTGTTAAACTATGGTTATCAGGGTATTATGAGTGCGATAGATGCTATTTGTAACCGTCACGATGTGATTGTTTACGATGCTGAAAGCCACGCATGTATTATTGATGGTGTGCGTTTGCATCAGGGAAAAAGATTTGTTTATCGCCATAACGATATAGAAAATTGTGAAGTTCAGTTGAAACGTGCAACGGAACTGATTCAGGGAACTCCCGGTGGAATTCTTTTGATCACGGAAGGTGTTTTTGGAATGGGGGGAGACCAGGGGAAATTAAAGGAAGTTGTAGAACTTAAAAAGAAATATGATTTCCGTCTCTTGGTGGACGATGCGCATGGTTTTGGAACCATGGGCGAAACCGGAGCTGGAACAGGAGAAGCACAGGGTTGTCAGGATGGTATCGACCTTTATTTTTCCACTTTCGCCAAATCAATGGCAAGTATTGGAGCATTTATTTCAGGTGAAAAAGCAGTCATCTGGAATTTGAGATATAATTTACGTTCACAGATCTATGCAAAATCATTGCCGATGCCTATTGTGATCGGCAATTTGAAACGACTCGAATTACTGCGCAGCAAGCCTGAACTGAAGGCTAAACTCTGGGACAACGTAAATAAACTACAGGAAGGATTCCGAAGCAGAGGATTTGATCTCGGAAATACCAATAGTCCGGTAACGCCTGTATTTTTAAAAGTGAGTATTCCAGAAACAATAAACCTGGTAGTTGATCTTAGAGAAAACCACGGCATTTTTTGTTCGGCAGTTACCTATCCGGTAATTCCGAAAGGAATGTTAATGTTGAGAATAATTCCAACTTCTTCTCATAGCGACGAGGAGATTCGATTAACTCTTGAAGCTTTTGAAGCCATAAGAGAAAAAATTGAAAGTGGAGTTTACCTTCAACAGGAATTAGCTAAGGTTTAA
- a CDS encoding histone H1 has translation MQQKFNQLKSLINLAEEDMQKFTTKGNKTAGTRLRKSLQDMKDISTEIRKEVLESRKMKV, from the coding sequence ATGCAACAAAAATTCAACCAGCTGAAATCCCTCATTAACCTTGCAGAAGAAGACATGCAAAAATTCACTACAAAAGGAAACAAAACCGCAGGAACGAGGCTCCGAAAATCGTTGCAGGACATGAAAGATATTTCTACAGAAATCAGAAAGGAAGTGCTTGAATCTCGAAAAATGAAAGTGTAG
- a CDS encoding four helix bundle protein has protein sequence MKESVVRDKSMLFAIDIVNLCKELQEKKEFIISKQLLRSGTSIGAMVREAEQAESTKDFIHKLSIALKEAHESEYWLELLFKTNYISKAKFEEMTNKAGELIRLLTSIIKTSKLKL, from the coding sequence ATGAAGGAAAGTGTGGTGAGGGATAAGAGTATGCTGTTTGCAATAGATATTGTAAATCTGTGTAAAGAATTACAAGAGAAAAAAGAATTTATTATCTCTAAACAATTATTGCGCTCCGGAACTTCAATCGGTGCAATGGTTAGAGAAGCTGAGCAAGCGGAAAGCACCAAAGATTTTATTCATAAACTCTCCATAGCTCTTAAAGAAGCACATGAATCAGAATACTGGCTTGAACTGCTTTTTAAAACAAATTATATCTCAAAGGCAAAATTTGAAGAAATGACAAATAAAGCAGGGGAATTGATACGTTTATTAACAAGTATCATCAAGACATCAAAGCTAAAACTGTAA